The window TTTTATATCGCAAGATATCCGTTCCGTTGGAATGGTGCGCTGTTCTTCTTTTTCCTCTTAGGCATGATGATTCCAATTAAGCTTGGGATCGTACCATTATTCCTATTAATGAAGAAGCTATCTCTTTTGGATAGCGTTTGGTCTCTTGTCAGCGTGTATACAGCGATTGGATTGCCGCTTGCTGTCTTGATCTTAACTGGTTTTTTTAGGACGCTGCCTAAGGAGCTAGAAGAAGCAGCGCGTATCGATGGTGCTTCGGATTTCGGTGTCATGTGGAACGTTTTGCTGCCGCTTATTCGCCCTGCACTGGGAACGGTTATGATTATGAATTTTATTATGGCGTGGAACGATTTCTTTTTCCCGCTGATTTTTATCCAAGATGATATGAAAAAGACGATACCGGTTGGCATGCTGTCGCTGTTCGGACAGTACTCAACGGATTTAAGTATGCTATTCGCCGGGCTCACGTTGGCTTCAGTGCCAATGATTATCATGTTTTTCCTAGCG is drawn from Paenibacillus sp. V4I7 and contains these coding sequences:
- a CDS encoding carbohydrate ABC transporter permease, with the translated sequence MKTNKSVRGLQYVAAYFGALVSLYPIFLMLTSSFKTNIQILKNPMSLPTSISFTAYSKLIHQIPFGTYFWNSVVVSVVSVAFILLFGVLASFYIARYPFRWNGALFFFFLLGMMIPIKLGIVPLFLLMKKLSLLDSVWSLVSVYTAIGLPLAVLILTGFFRTLPKELEEAARIDGASDFGVMWNVLLPLIRPALGTVMIMNFIMAWNDFFFPLIFIQDDMKKTIPVGMLSLFGQYSTDLSMLFAGLTLASVPMIIMFFLASKQFMEGMTAGAVK